AGGTGTATTCACTTCCGGTTGTTCTTCGTCTTCTATACGACAGGTATGCAGATCAATCTTCGGCACACCTGGAGAACGCATTGTATCTCGGAAATATGTTTCTGCGAAAGTTCATAAACCGAAAAGACAGGGGCGTTCTGGGTTCCAATTTTTCCCTTTACCGCAACGATCTGATCCGAATCAACGGTTTTGATGAACAATACACTGCTCCTTATGTGGGCGAAGACACTGACCTCGAATACCGACTTCGTTTGGCCGGCATGCAGGTTAAAACTCTGAAACACCTGGCCATACAATACCATTTATTTCATCAGCGACAGGAGAAAAATACCCTCAATGAAGAAATTTTTAAAAAGACAAAATCAGAGGGCAGGTATTATGCCGAAAAAGGCATAAATCAGTACCTTGCATCCGGTTCCTGATAGTGTTTATTCAAAACCGACAGAGGCGTAACCAACCCAATGCCGCAACGTGGCATTTGCTGTTTTTCCCATCCCCAGATCTTCAACAGGCAGGCGAAGATGGTCTATGCTGGTGGCATACCCTATAATCTGTCCTTCCGGAATATTGCCCGTTTTCTGACCAAGGTTCAATGCAACAAGCAAACCGAACGGTACGGAATATCTTCCGCACCAGGTCCACAGATATTCCCTGTAATCGTCTGGATGTACAGTATATCTGGTAAATTTCCATATTTTTTCCTTACTGATCGGTCCTTTGAGGCACGAATCCAAAATTTCCTTTTCATGCTTTACTGCAAGCTGATACCCGGCCGTATCGGCTCCATAAGGGGCATAGTTCTTTCCGCCCCAGTCCTCATCGCCGTAATGAACTGCATCGGTTGAAACAACAAGGGCAAAGTCCTTTCCCCAGCTCATATTGCTTTTTTTAGCTATCTGCACTATGCTTTCTGCCAGCTTTGCGGCAATTTCCTGCATTCTTTCAAACGACATGGCCGGAACAAGAATCGGCACGATCTGTACATTCCGGTTGTAATATTGAAGAAAGGGGACAAGGGCTTCCAGGGAATGCTCAACATTATGCAACGTATCGCTGACCATATATACTGCCGTGTCAAGCTGTTCAATGAGCATATCCCTAAGAGGAGAGATGGTAACGCTTCCGTAAGGTCCAGACCACTTTTTCCATGCATCAAATACTATCCTGTTTTCAATTCCCATGCTCCTTGCCTTGTGTGCCACACCGAAAAGGATAACCACCGGAGCTTTTACTGAACGGAGTACGTGTGCATACAGGAATCCAGCATAAGTGTAATCATCGTGCGGACATATAGCCAGACGGAAAATTCCGTTTTGATCTGATTTGACGGACATGGAATCCTGCATTTTATCCATCCGGTCAATGCGAACCATAATGCTGTCCATCTGCCATGCAAGATGAGCAAAACCAATTGTGTCAACTGGCTGTCGGGTTCTGGTTTCCTTTGTCAGTTGCCGGCAGGAACTCAGAATACCGCTGATAATGAATAAGGTAATCAGTATCTTTTTCATGGTGCGATCATAAGGAACATACAAAGGTAGTTATTCTTCTTTCTTTGTATTACGGTAATCGTATGCCCGGTTTAGGTGTTTTGCCTGACCCTGA
This genomic window from Bacteroidales bacterium contains:
- the amrB gene encoding AmmeMemoRadiSam system protein B yields the protein MKKILITLFIISGILSSCRQLTKETRTRQPVDTIGFAHLAWQMDSIMVRIDRMDKMQDSMSVKSDQNGIFRLAICPHDDYTYAGFLYAHVLRSVKAPVVILFGVAHKARSMGIENRIVFDAWKKWSGPYGSVTISPLRDMLIEQLDTAVYMVSDTLHNVEHSLEALVPFLQYYNRNVQIVPILVPAMSFERMQEIAAKLAESIVQIAKKSNMSWGKDFALVVSTDAVHYGDEDWGGKNYAPYGADTAGYQLAVKHEKEILDSCLKGPISKEKIWKFTRYTVHPDDYREYLWTWCGRYSVPFGLLVALNLGQKTGNIPEGQIIGYATSIDHLRLPVEDLGMGKTANATLRHWVGYASVGFE